One segment of Bacteroides caecimuris DNA contains the following:
- the nuoL gene encoding NADH-quinone oxidoreductase subunit L gives MELTILILLLPFFSFLILGIGGKWMSHRTAGTIGTLILGAVAVLSYVTAIQYFSAPRLEDGTFATLMPYNFTWLPFTETLHFDLGILLDPISVMMLIVISTVSLMVHIYSFGYMKGEVGFQRYYAFLSLFTMSMLGLVVATNIFQMYLFWELVGVSSYLLIGFYYTKPAAIAASKKAFIVTRFADLGFLIGILIYGYYGGTFGFTPDTVSLISGGASMLPLALGLMFVGGAGKSAMFPLHIWLPDAMEGPTPVSALIHAATMVVAGVYLVARMFPLFIAYAPNTLHMVAWVGAITAFYAASVACVQSDIKRVLAFSTISQIGFMMVALGVCTSMNPHEGGLGYMASMFHLFTHAMFKALLFLGAGSIIHAVHSNEMSAMGGLRKYMPITHWTFLIACLAIAGIPPFSGFFSKDEILAACFQYSPVMGWVMTVIAAMTAFYMFRLYYGIFWGSEPPRASSHSEHNTPHGNLEAAPCRPCRPCHPHESPLAMTFPLMFLAVVTCGAGFIPFGHFISSNGESYSIHLDPSVAITSVVIAIISIAIATWMYKNAKQPVADSLAKRFKGMHKAAYNRFYIDDIYQFITHKIIFRCISTPIAWFDRHVVDGFFDFLAWATNTTSDEIRGLQSGQVQQYTYVFLCGALALILLLIL, from the coding sequence ATGGAACTAACAATTCTAATACTCCTTCTTCCTTTCTTCTCCTTTCTCATATTGGGAATCGGAGGTAAATGGATGTCCCACCGGACAGCGGGTACAATCGGTACGCTGATATTGGGAGCAGTAGCAGTGCTATCCTATGTCACAGCTATCCAGTATTTCTCCGCTCCACGACTGGAAGACGGAACATTCGCCACACTGATGCCTTATAATTTCACGTGGCTTCCTTTTACAGAGACCTTACACTTCGATTTGGGCATCCTGCTCGATCCTATATCGGTAATGATGTTGATCGTCATCTCTACAGTGTCACTGATGGTACATATCTACTCTTTCGGTTACATGAAAGGAGAAGTCGGTTTTCAACGCTATTACGCTTTCCTATCCCTGTTTACCATGTCTATGCTGGGATTGGTCGTTGCAACCAACATCTTCCAGATGTACCTTTTTTGGGAGCTGGTGGGGGTAAGTTCTTACCTGCTAATCGGTTTTTATTATACAAAACCAGCTGCCATCGCTGCTTCCAAGAAGGCGTTTATTGTTACTCGCTTTGCTGACTTGGGCTTCCTGATCGGTATCCTGATTTACGGATATTACGGTGGTACATTCGGATTCACTCCGGATACGGTATCCTTGATAAGCGGTGGAGCTTCTATGCTTCCGTTGGCTCTCGGACTGATGTTTGTCGGTGGTGCCGGTAAAAGTGCCATGTTCCCGTTGCATATCTGGTTGCCGGACGCCATGGAAGGTCCTACTCCGGTCAGCGCATTGATTCATGCGGCTACCATGGTAGTTGCCGGTGTATATCTGGTGGCACGTATGTTCCCACTTTTCATTGCATACGCACCGAATACGCTGCACATGGTTGCTTGGGTAGGTGCAATCACTGCATTCTATGCAGCAAGTGTGGCTTGCGTGCAATCAGACATCAAACGCGTATTGGCTTTCTCTACCATTTCACAGATTGGTTTCATGATGGTAGCCTTGGGTGTTTGTACTTCCATGAATCCGCACGAAGGAGGTTTGGGCTACATGGCTTCCATGTTCCACCTTTTCACACATGCCATGTTTAAGGCATTGCTCTTCCTCGGTGCAGGTAGCATCATTCATGCTGTACATTCTAATGAAATGTCCGCTATGGGAGGTTTACGCAAATATATGCCGATCACTCACTGGACATTCCTGATTGCTTGTCTGGCTATTGCCGGTATTCCTCCGTTCTCGGGCTTCTTCTCGAAAGATGAAATTCTGGCTGCTTGTTTCCAATACAGCCCTGTAATGGGATGGGTGATGACAGTCATCGCCGCAATGACAGCTTTCTATATGTTCCGCCTCTACTACGGTATTTTCTGGGGGAGCGAGCCGCCCCGGGCAAGTTCCCATTCGGAACATAACACGCCGCACGGAAACTTGGAAGCGGCACCTTGCCGCCCTTGTCGCCCTTGCCACCCACACGAAAGTCCGCTGGCTATGACTTTCCCGTTAATGTTCCTGGCAGTTGTAACTTGTGGGGCAGGATTTATTCCTTTCGGACACTTCATCAGTTCGAATGGTGAATCTTATTCTATCCATCTCGATCCGTCAGTAGCTATTACGAGCGTTGTTATTGCGATTATTTCGATTGCAATCGCTACATGGATGTACAAGAATGCCAAACAGCCTGTTGCCGATTCGTTGGCAAAACGATTCAAAGGTATGCACAAGGCAGCCTATAATCGCTTCTACATTGATGATATCTACCAGTTTATTACGCATAAGATTATCTTCCGCTGCATCTCTACTCCTATCGCATGGTTCGACCGTCATGTAGTGGATGGCTTCTTTGACTTCCTGGCATGGG
- the nuoK gene encoding NADH-quinone oxidoreductase subunit NuoK translates to MIHMEYYLVVSTIMMFAGIYGFFTRRNTLAILISVELMLNATDINFAVFNRFLFPGGMEGYFFALFSIAISAAETAIAIAIMINIYRNLRSIQVRNLDELKW, encoded by the coding sequence ATGATACACATGGAATATTACCTGGTAGTTTCTACCATCATGATGTTTGCAGGAATCTATGGATTCTTTACCCGCCGAAATACACTGGCTATCCTGATTTCTGTAGAGTTAATGCTGAATGCTACGGACATCAACTTCGCCGTATTCAATCGATTCCTTTTTCCGGGGGGAATGGAGGGTTATTTCTTTGCACTCTTTTCCATCGCCATCTCGGCTGCGGAAACTGCAATAGCTATCGCCATCATGATTAACATTTATCGTAATCTTCGAAGCATTCAAGTGCGCAACCTGGATGAGCTGAAGTGGTGA
- a CDS encoding NADH-quinone oxidoreductase subunit J: MGSTLETVVFYFLAAFIIAMSIMTVTTQRIVRSATYLLFVLFGTAGIYFLLGYTFLGSVQIMVYAGGIVVLYVFSILLTSGEGDRAEKAKRSRLLAGLSTMIAGLAIILFITLKHNFMQTANLAPLEINIHAIGNALLSSDKYGYVLPFEAVSILLLACIIGGIMIARKR; this comes from the coding sequence ATGGGATCAACACTTGAAACAGTAGTATTCTACTTTTTGGCAGCATTTATCATTGCTATGTCCATCATGACAGTGACTACCCAACGTATCGTACGCTCAGCCACCTACCTGCTCTTCGTGCTCTTCGGCACGGCAGGCATCTATTTTTTGCTGGGTTACACCTTTCTGGGTTCCGTTCAGATCATGGTTTATGCCGGTGGTATCGTCGTTCTTTATGTATTCTCCATCTTGCTGACCAGCGGAGAAGGCGACCGGGCCGAGAAAGCGAAACGAAGTAGGCTCTTGGCAGGCCTTTCCACGATGATTGCCGGTTTAGCAATTATCTTGTTTATCACGTTGAAGCATAATTTCATGCAGACAGCTAATCTGGCTCCGCTAGAAATTAACATTCATGCTATCGGGAATGCTTTATTAAGTAGTGACAAATACGGCTATGTATTGCCTTTCGAAGCTGTCAGCATATTATTGCTGGCGTGCATCATCGGTGGCATCATGATTGCACGTAAGAGATAG
- a CDS encoding 4Fe-4S binding protein: MEYKDKKYTYLGGLVHGISTLATGMKTSIKVYFRKKVTEQYPENRKELKMFDRFRGTLNMPHNENNEHRCVACGLCQMACPNDTIKVTSETVETADGKKKKILATYEYDLGACMFCQLCVNACPHDAITFDQNFEHAVFDRTKLVLKLNHDGSKVIEKKKEV; the protein is encoded by the coding sequence ATGGAATATAAAGATAAAAAATATACGTACTTAGGTGGTCTGGTGCATGGCATCAGTACACTGGCAACGGGTATGAAAACCAGCATCAAGGTATACTTCCGTAAGAAAGTGACCGAGCAATATCCCGAAAACCGGAAAGAGCTGAAAATGTTCGACCGTTTCCGTGGTACGCTGAATATGCCCCACAATGAGAATAATGAACATCGCTGTGTAGCTTGCGGACTGTGCCAAATGGCTTGTCCGAACGATACAATCAAAGTGACCAGCGAAACCGTCGAAACAGCAGATGGAAAGAAAAAGAAAATCCTGGCAACCTATGAATATGATTTGGGGGCCTGTATGTTCTGCCAGCTCTGTGTCAATGCTTGTCCGCACGATGCCATCACGTTCGACCAGAACTTCGAACATGCAGTCTTCGACCGGACGAAACTTGTCCTGAAGTTGAACCACGACGGTAGTAAAGTAATAGAAAAGAAAAAAGAAGTTTAG
- the nuoH gene encoding NADH-quinone oxidoreductase subunit NuoH, translating into MFDFSIVTNWIHELLLSLMPEGLAIFIECVAVGVCLVALYAILAIILIYMERKVCGFFQCRLGPNRVGKWGSIQVVCDVLKMLTKEIFMPKGADHFLYNLAPFMVIIASFLTFACIPFNKGAAILDFNVGVFFLLAASSIGVVGILLAGWGSNNKFSLIGAMRSGAQIISYELSVGMSIMTMVVLTGTMQFSEIVEGQADGWFIFKGHIPAVIAFIIYLIAGNAECNRGPFDLPEAESELTAGYHTEYSGMGFGFFYLAEYLNLFIVASVAATIFLGGWMPLHIVGLDGFNTVMDYIPGFIWFFAKAFFVVFLLMWIKWTFPRLRIDQILNLEWKYLVPISMVNLLLMACCVAFGFHF; encoded by the coding sequence ATGTTCGACTTTAGTATAGTAACAAACTGGATACATGAGCTACTGCTCTCCCTTATGCCGGAGGGATTAGCCATCTTTATAGAATGTGTAGCTGTCGGCGTGTGCCTCGTAGCACTGTATGCCATCCTGGCTATCATATTGATCTACATGGAGCGTAAGGTTTGCGGTTTCTTCCAGTGTCGCCTTGGTCCGAACCGTGTTGGTAAATGGGGTTCTATCCAAGTGGTCTGCGACGTGCTCAAAATGCTGACCAAAGAAATCTTCATGCCGAAGGGTGCCGACCATTTCCTTTATAATCTTGCTCCATTCATGGTGATTATCGCTTCATTCCTGACTTTCGCTTGTATTCCTTTTAATAAAGGTGCGGCGATTCTGGACTTTAATGTGGGCGTGTTCTTCCTGTTGGCAGCTTCCAGCATTGGAGTTGTCGGTATCTTGCTGGCAGGTTGGGGCAGTAACAACAAATTCTCTTTGATCGGTGCCATGCGAAGTGGTGCGCAAATTATCAGTTACGAACTTTCGGTTGGTATGAGTATCATGACAATGGTAGTGCTGACAGGAACCATGCAATTTTCTGAAATCGTAGAAGGACAAGCTGATGGTTGGTTCATCTTCAAGGGACATATTCCTGCGGTCATTGCTTTCATCATCTATCTGATTGCCGGAAATGCAGAATGTAACCGCGGTCCGTTCGACCTTCCCGAAGCGGAAAGTGAGCTGACCGCCGGCTATCATACTGAATACTCCGGTATGGGTTTCGGTTTCTTCTATCTGGCAGAATACTTGAATCTGTTTATCGTAGCCAGTGTTGCCGCCACTATCTTCCTGGGAGGATGGATGCCGCTGCACATTGTTGGTTTGGATGGATTTAACACTGTGATGGATTATATTCCGGGCTTTATCTGGTTCTTCGCCAAAGCATTCTTTGTGGTATTCCTTCTGATGTGGATCAAATGGACTTTTCCACGCTTGCGTATCGACCAGATCTTGAATCTGGAATGGAAATATCTGGTTCCAATTTCTATGGTAAATCTATTATTAATGGCATGCTGCGTAGCTTTCGGCTTCCACTTTTGA
- a CDS encoding NADH-quinone oxidoreductase subunit D: MQEIQFIAPAALHDEMLRLRNEKQMDFLESLTGMDWGVADEKDAPEKLRGLGVVYHLESTITGERIALKTATTNRELPEIPSVSDIWKIADFYEREVFDFYGITFVGHPDMRRLYLRNDWIGYPMRKDNDPEKDNPLCMTNEETFDTTQEIELNPDGTIKNKETKLFGEEEYVVNIGPQHPATHGVMRFRVSLEGEIIRKIDANCGYIHRGIEKMNESLTYPQTLALTDRLDYLGAHQNRHALCMCIEKAMGIEVSERVQYIRTIMDELQRIDSHLLFYSCLAMDLGALTAFFYGFRDREKILDIFEETCGRRLIMNYNTIGGVQADLHPNFVKRVKEFIPYMRGIIHEYHDIFTGNIIAQSRMKGVGVLSREDAISFGCTGGTGRASGWACDVRKRMPYGVYDKVDFKEIVYTEGDCFARYLVRMDEIMESLNIIEQLIDNIPEGPYQEKMKPIIRVPEGSYYAAVEGSRGEFGVFLESQGDKTPYRLHYRATGLPLVAAIDTICRGTKIADLIAIGGTIDYVVPDIDR, encoded by the coding sequence ATGCAAGAAATACAATTTATAGCTCCTGCAGCGTTACACGACGAGATGCTGCGCTTGCGAAATGAAAAACAGATGGACTTTCTCGAAAGCCTCACCGGTATGGACTGGGGAGTAGCCGATGAGAAAGACGCTCCGGAAAAACTCCGCGGCTTAGGCGTAGTCTACCATCTGGAATCTACCATTACAGGCGAACGGATAGCACTGAAAACAGCGACAACCAACCGCGAGCTACCGGAAATACCGTCTGTCAGCGACATCTGGAAGATAGCCGACTTCTACGAACGTGAAGTTTTTGATTTTTATGGCATCACCTTTGTCGGTCACCCTGATATGCGCCGGCTCTACCTGCGTAACGATTGGATCGGTTATCCAATGCGTAAAGATAACGATCCGGAAAAGGATAACCCACTGTGCATGACCAATGAAGAGACGTTTGATACGACTCAAGAAATAGAACTGAACCCGGACGGAACTATCAAGAACAAAGAGACGAAACTGTTCGGCGAAGAAGAATATGTAGTCAACATCGGTCCGCAACACCCTGCCACGCATGGCGTGATGCGCTTCCGTGTTTCTCTGGAAGGTGAAATTATTCGTAAGATTGATGCGAACTGCGGGTATATCCACCGAGGCATCGAGAAAATGAATGAAAGCCTCACTTACCCTCAAACATTGGCTTTGACAGACCGTCTGGACTATTTGGGCGCGCATCAGAACCGCCATGCATTGTGCATGTGTATTGAAAAAGCCATGGGTATTGAAGTCAGCGAACGAGTGCAGTACATCCGTACCATAATGGACGAGTTGCAACGTATCGACTCTCACTTGCTGTTCTACTCTTGTCTTGCTATGGATTTAGGAGCGTTGACAGCATTCTTCTATGGATTCCGTGACCGCGAGAAAATTCTCGATATCTTTGAAGAAACTTGCGGCAGACGTCTGATTATGAACTACAACACGATTGGCGGTGTACAGGCTGATCTTCATCCTAACTTCGTCAAACGAGTAAAAGAATTCATTCCTTATATGAGAGGAATCATCCACGAATATCACGATATATTCACGGGTAACATCATCGCACAGAGCCGTATGAAAGGAGTCGGTGTGTTAAGCCGTGAAGATGCCATCTCTTTCGGTTGTACCGGAGGTACAGGCCGTGCATCAGGATGGGCGTGTGACGTACGTAAACGGATGCCATACGGTGTATATGACAAAGTCGATTTCAAAGAAATCGTTTATACGGAAGGCGACTGCTTCGCCCGTTACCTGGTGCGTATGGATGAAATCATGGAAAGTCTGAACATCATCGAGCAATTAATAGACAACATTCCCGAGGGACCTTATCAGGAGAAGATGAAACCTATCATTCGTGTTCCGGAAGGCAGTTACTATGCAGCAGTAGAAGGAAGCCGTGGTGAATTTGGTGTCTTCCTGGAAAGTCAGGGTGACAAAACGCCTTACCGCCTGCACTACCGTGCTACGGGATTGCCGCTTGTTGCTGCAATTGACACCATTTGCCGGGGAACAAAGATTGCCGACTTAATTGCTATTGGCGGAACAATAGATTATGTCGTTCCGGATATTGACAGATAA
- a CDS encoding NADH-quinone oxidoreductase subunit B: MEITKKPKIKSIPYDEFIDNESLEKLVKELNAGGANVALGVLDDFINWGRSNSLWPLTFATSCCGIEFMALGAARYDMARFGFEVARASPRQADMIMVCGTITNKMAPVLKRLYDQMPDPKYVVAVGGCAVSGGPFKKSYHVVNGVDKILPVDVYIPGCPPRPEAFYYGMMQLQRKVKIEKFFGGVNRKEKKPDYLKNEE, encoded by the coding sequence ATGGAAATAACCAAAAAGCCAAAAATAAAATCTATTCCGTATGATGAGTTTATCGACAATGAATCATTGGAAAAGTTGGTCAAGGAACTTAATGCAGGAGGAGCCAATGTTGCCCTCGGAGTGCTTGACGACTTTATCAACTGGGGGCGCAGCAATTCACTGTGGCCGCTTACCTTTGCAACCAGTTGTTGTGGTATCGAATTTATGGCACTGGGTGCCGCGCGTTATGACATGGCCCGCTTTGGGTTTGAAGTAGCACGTGCCAGCCCCCGTCAGGCTGATATGATTATGGTATGCGGAACAATCACCAATAAAATGGCTCCGGTACTGAAACGACTTTATGACCAGATGCCCGATCCGAAGTATGTGGTTGCCGTAGGCGGATGCGCTGTCAGCGGAGGTCCTTTCAAGAAGTCCTATCACGTAGTAAACGGGGTGGACAAGATTCTTCCGGTAGATGTATATATTCCCGGATGCCCGCCACGTCCTGAAGCTTTCTATTATGGCATGATGCAATTGCAACGCAAAGTGAAAATAGAAAAATTCTTTGGTGGAGTAAACAGAAAAGAGAAGAAACCGGATTATTTAAAAAATGAAGAATGA
- a CDS encoding NADH-quinone oxidoreductase subunit A, whose product MNFTFLVVVLLTALAFVGVVIALSRAISPRSYNLQKFEAYECGIPTRGKSWMQFRVGYYLFAILFLMFDVETAFLFPWAVVMRDMGPQGLISVIFFFIILVLGLAYAWRKGALEWK is encoded by the coding sequence ATGAATTTTACATTTTTAGTTGTTGTTTTACTGACAGCGCTTGCTTTTGTCGGTGTAGTAATAGCCCTCTCGCGTGCTATCTCTCCCCGTTCATACAACCTGCAAAAGTTTGAGGCTTATGAATGTGGTATACCGACACGTGGTAAATCATGGATGCAATTCCGTGTAGGCTACTACTTGTTTGCCATCCTATTCCTTATGTTCGATGTCGAAACAGCTTTTCTGTTTCCGTGGGCGGTAGTTATGCGTGACATGGGACCACAGGGACTTATTAGTGTTATCTTCTTCTTTATCATTTTAGTTCTAGGCCTCGCTTATGCCTGGAGGAAAGGAGCTTTGGAATGGAAATAA
- a CDS encoding TrkH family potassium uptake protein, with amino-acid sequence MINSKMIFRILGFLLLIETVMLLCCGGVSLFYKENDLQSFLVSSAITTSISILLLSIGKDAVKSLNRRDGYVIVSVAWVTFSLFGMLPYYIGGYIPSVTDAFFETMSGFSSTGATILNNIESMPHGILFWRAMTQWIGGLGIVFFTIAVLPIFGMGGIQVFAAEASGPTHDKVHPRIGITAKWIWGIYAGMTGTLIVLLVFGGMSVFDSICHAFTTTSTGGFSTKQASIEYYHSPYIDYVISIFMFLSGINFTLLLLMFNGKIKKFIHDAELKFYFRCVSFFTIFIAVWLHQTSSMEIEEAFRKSLFQVISLQTSTGFATADYMLWPSILWGCLVIVMIIGACAGSTTGGIKCIRMVILFQVVKNEFKHILHPNAVLPVRVNKQVISPSIQSTVLAFTFLYAVIAIISILIMMGLGVGFLESIGTVISSMGNMGPGLGTCGPAFSWSQLPDAAKWLLSFLMLLGRLELFTVLLLFTSDFWKKN; translated from the coding sequence ATGATTAACTCGAAGATGATATTCCGGATTCTGGGTTTTCTGCTTCTGATAGAAACAGTTATGCTATTATGTTGTGGAGGTGTTTCTCTTTTTTATAAGGAGAATGACTTGCAGAGTTTTCTGGTTTCATCGGCTATTACCACTAGCATCAGTATTCTGTTGCTCTCCATCGGGAAAGACGCAGTGAAATCCCTGAATCGCCGTGATGGATATGTCATAGTCAGTGTAGCATGGGTCACCTTTTCCCTTTTCGGAATGTTACCTTATTATATAGGAGGGTATATCCCAAGTGTTACGGATGCATTTTTTGAAACGATGTCCGGGTTCAGCAGTACGGGTGCCACCATCTTGAATAACATAGAGTCAATGCCTCATGGAATACTTTTTTGGCGGGCTATGACGCAATGGATAGGCGGTTTGGGTATTGTATTCTTCACCATTGCCGTTCTGCCGATTTTCGGTATGGGTGGGATTCAGGTGTTTGCAGCAGAAGCCAGCGGTCCTACTCATGACAAAGTGCATCCCCGTATTGGTATCACTGCCAAATGGATTTGGGGTATTTATGCCGGAATGACAGGGACATTAATTGTCTTATTAGTATTTGGAGGTATGAGTGTGTTTGACAGTATATGCCATGCTTTCACGACAACCAGTACCGGCGGATTTTCTACCAAACAAGCAAGTATCGAATATTATCACTCACCCTATATAGATTATGTAATCTCTATTTTCATGTTTCTTTCGGGCATCAACTTCACACTATTACTGTTGATGTTCAATGGAAAAATAAAGAAGTTCATTCATGATGCAGAGCTAAAATTCTATTTCAGGTGTGTTTCTTTCTTTACTATATTTATTGCAGTCTGGCTTCATCAGACTTCTTCTATGGAGATAGAAGAAGCGTTCCGTAAATCTCTTTTCCAAGTGATTTCCTTGCAAACGTCTACGGGATTTGCCACAGCCGATTATATGCTTTGGCCTTCTATCCTTTGGGGATGTCTTGTAATAGTGATGATCATCGGAGCCTGTGCTGGCAGTACAACAGGAGGTATCAAATGTATTCGTATGGTTATCCTGTTTCAGGTTGTGAAAAACGAATTCAAGCATATCCTTCACCCTAATGCCGTGCTCCCGGTGCGAGTTAACAAACAGGTTATTTCTCCTTCCATCCAGTCTACCGTATTGGCCTTTACTTTTTTATATGCAGTCATCGCTATCATCAGCATACTTATCATGATGGGGCTGGGAGTCGGTTTTCTGGAATCAATCGGAACCGTAATCTCAAGTATGGGTAATATGGGACCGGGACTCGGTACATGCGGCCCGGCTTTTTCATGGAGTCAATTGCCTGATGCCGCCAAATGGTTGCTTTCTTTTTTAATGCTCTTGGGACGTTTGGAGTTGTTTACAGTATTACTACTTTTCACTTCCGATTTCTGGAAAAAGAATTAA
- the trkA gene encoding Trk system potassium transporter TrkA: MKIIIAGAGNVGTHLAKLLSREKQDIILMDDDEEKLSALSANFDLLTVAASPSSISGLKEVGVKEADLFIAVTPDESRNMTACMLATNLGAKKTVARIDNYEYLLPKNKEFFQKLGVDSLIYPEMLAAKEIVSSMRMSWVRQWWEFCGGSLVLIGTKMREKAEILNIPLHQLGGPNIPYHVVAIKRGTETIIPRGDDVIKLHDIVYFTTTRKYIPYIRKIAGKEDYADVRNVMIMGGSRIAVRTAQYVPDYMQVKIVDNDLNRCNRLTELLDDKTMIINGDGRDMDLLIEEGLKNTEAFVALTDNSETNILACLAAKRMGVEKTVAEVENIDYIGMAESLDIGTVINKKMIAASHIYQMMLDADVSNVKCLTFANADVAEFTVPEGAKITKHLIKDLGLPKGTTIGGMIRNGEGILVTGDTQIRPGDHVVVFCLSMMIKKIEKFFH; encoded by the coding sequence ATGAAGATTATTATTGCCGGTGCCGGCAACGTAGGCACCCATTTGGCCAAACTGTTATCGCGCGAAAAGCAAGATATTATCTTGATGGATGATGACGAAGAGAAACTAAGTGCTCTTAGCGCCAACTTTGACTTGCTGACTGTTGCCGCTTCTCCTTCTTCCATCTCCGGATTGAAAGAAGTTGGCGTCAAAGAAGCCGACCTGTTCATCGCAGTCACACCGGACGAAAGCCGCAACATGACTGCCTGTATGCTTGCCACCAACCTGGGAGCCAAAAAGACAGTGGCGCGTATCGACAACTATGAATATCTTCTACCCAAAAATAAAGAGTTTTTCCAGAAGCTGGGAGTAGATTCGCTGATTTACCCGGAAATGCTGGCTGCTAAAGAAATCGTATCTTCCATGCGCATGAGCTGGGTACGCCAATGGTGGGAATTCTGTGGAGGTTCGCTGGTTCTGATTGGTACGAAGATGCGCGAAAAGGCTGAAATCCTGAATATACCGTTGCACCAGCTGGGCGGTCCCAACATTCCTTACCATGTAGTGGCTATCAAACGCGGAACGGAAACGATTATCCCTCGCGGAGATGATGTTATTAAATTGCATGATATTGTTTATTTCACCACTACCCGCAAGTACATTCCTTATATACGTAAGATAGCCGGCAAAGAAGACTATGCCGACGTACGCAATGTAATGATTATGGGAGGTAGCCGTATCGCAGTCCGTACCGCACAATATGTGCCGGACTATATGCAGGTAAAAATAGTGGATAATGACCTGAACCGTTGCAACCGTCTGACAGAGCTACTGGATGACAAAACAATGATTATCAACGGAGACGGTCGCGACATGGACCTGCTTATCGAAGAAGGGCTAAAGAATACCGAAGCATTTGTAGCCTTGACCGACAACTCGGAAACGAATATCCTTGCCTGTCTCGCCGCCAAACGTATGGGAGTAGAAAAGACGGTGGCAGAAGTGGAGAACATCGACTATATCGGTATGGCAGAGAGCCTTGACATCGGCACGGTTATCAATAAAAAAATGATTGCTGCCAGCCATATCTACCAAATGATGCTGGATGCCGACGTGTCTAATGTGAAATGCTTGACTTTTGCCAATGCAGACGTTGCAGAATTCACCGTACCGGAAGGAGCTAAAATAACCAAACACCTGATTAAAGACCTGGGACTTCCCAAAGGTACCACCATCGGAGGAATGATCCGTAACGGAGAAGGTATCCTGGTGACAGGTGATACGCAAATCCGCCCCGGCGACCATGTAGTCGTATTCTGCTTAAGCATGATGATTAAAAAGATTGAGAAGTTCTTTCACTAA